In Blautia sp. SC05B48, a single genomic region encodes these proteins:
- a CDS encoding NUDIX hydrolase, giving the protein MGKINNVKKLTDNKFVNLYGVDATSVHDTPVSYFVASRAKCVEDLKLSTGENHPDGVIIYSIYGEQRDKVVLIRQYRYTIGGYIYEFPAGLVEPGEDFHEGAVREMFEETGLKLEPIKVAEAFEKPYFTTIGMTDESCATVYGYASGEVSKAAQEDSEEIEVVIADRDEVRRILKEERVAIMCAYMLMHFLKDEEPFGFLGEI; this is encoded by the coding sequence ATGGGTAAGATCAACAATGTGAAAAAACTTACAGATAATAAGTTCGTGAATCTTTATGGGGTGGATGCGACCAGTGTACATGATACGCCGGTTTCTTATTTTGTGGCTTCCAGGGCGAAGTGTGTGGAGGATTTGAAGCTTTCTACGGGGGAGAATCATCCGGACGGGGTGATCATTTACAGTATTTATGGAGAGCAGAGGGATAAGGTTGTGCTGATCCGTCAGTATCGGTATACGATCGGCGGGTATATTTATGAGTTTCCGGCGGGACTTGTGGAGCCTGGGGAGGATTTCCATGAGGGTGCCGTGCGGGAGATGTTTGAGGAGACCGGGTTGAAGCTGGAGCCGATCAAGGTTGCGGAGGCTTTTGAGAAGCCGTATTTTACGACGATTGGGATGACGGATGAATCTTGTGCTACGGTTTATGGGTATGCCAGTGGTGAGGTTAGTAAGGCTGCTCAGGAGGATAGTGAAGAGATTGAAGTTGTTATTGCTGACAGAGATGAAGTGCGAAGGATTTTGAAGGAGGAGAGGGTTGCTATTATGTGTGCATATATGTTGATGCACTTTTTGAAGGATGAGGAGCCGTTTGGGTTCCTTGGGGAGATTTAA
- a CDS encoding MATE family efflux transporter: protein MKNQTTSAQAENPLGTAPVGSLITKFAIPAIISMLVSALYNIVDQIFIGQGVGMLGNAATNIAFPVTIISTAAALLLGIGSASNYNLEMGAGNEKKASSIAGTGLSSLIISGTILSVIVLLFLKPLLHFFGGTPDVMPYAIDYMGITAIGLPFYVLSTGGNHLVRADRSPTYSMTCILAGAVINTILDPLFIFGFGWGIKGAAWATVIGQVVSGLLIIFYFSRLRKMYLDRSMLIPKARNLSAIFSLGMASCINQVAIAAVQIVMNNTLRHYGALSAYGSDIPIACAGIISKVNQVFMAICIGISQGSQPIWGFNYGAEKYSRVRQTYRYSVILCTVIATIFFICFQFFPHQIVGIFGNGSDLYFHFAEKYLRIFMLMTFANGIQPMSAGFFTSIGKARLGVIMSLTRQVLFLLPLIVIFPICFGIDGVMYAGPIADTSAFVLAVVFARRELGVMKAAEQNA, encoded by the coding sequence TTGAAAAACCAGACCACCTCTGCCCAGGCCGAAAACCCTCTGGGAACCGCCCCTGTAGGCAGCCTGATCACCAAATTCGCCATTCCCGCCATCATCAGCATGCTGGTCAGCGCTCTGTACAATATCGTTGACCAGATCTTTATCGGCCAGGGCGTAGGAATGCTTGGAAACGCCGCCACAAATATCGCATTTCCCGTAACCATTATCTCTACTGCTGCTGCACTGCTCCTGGGAATCGGCAGTGCCTCCAATTACAACCTGGAAATGGGCGCAGGAAACGAAAAAAAAGCCAGCTCCATCGCAGGAACCGGACTTTCCTCGCTGATAATCTCCGGTACGATACTCTCTGTCATCGTCCTTCTGTTCCTGAAGCCACTGCTTCATTTTTTCGGCGGAACACCGGACGTCATGCCCTATGCCATTGATTACATGGGGATCACCGCCATTGGACTTCCTTTTTACGTTTTAAGCACAGGCGGCAATCACCTGGTCCGTGCAGACAGGAGTCCCACCTATTCCATGACCTGTATCCTGGCTGGTGCTGTCATCAACACCATCCTGGACCCACTTTTCATCTTTGGATTCGGCTGGGGCATCAAAGGTGCTGCCTGGGCAACCGTGATCGGTCAGGTCGTATCCGGACTTCTGATCATTTTTTATTTTTCCAGACTTCGGAAAATGTACCTGGACCGCTCCATGCTGATTCCTAAGGCACGCAATCTGTCTGCCATTTTTTCTCTGGGAATGGCATCCTGTATCAATCAGGTTGCCATTGCTGCAGTGCAGATCGTCATGAACAATACACTTCGCCATTACGGAGCACTCTCAGCCTACGGGAGTGATATTCCGATCGCCTGTGCAGGAATCATTTCCAAAGTCAACCAGGTATTTATGGCCATCTGCATCGGAATCTCCCAGGGCTCCCAGCCCATCTGGGGCTTTAATTACGGTGCCGAAAAATACAGCCGCGTGCGCCAGACATACCGCTATTCCGTAATCTTATGTACTGTGATCGCAACCATATTTTTTATCTGCTTCCAGTTCTTCCCACATCAGATCGTAGGCATCTTCGGAAACGGCAGCGACCTGTACTTTCATTTTGCAGAAAAATATCTCCGCATCTTCATGCTGATGACCTTTGCCAACGGAATCCAGCCTATGTCCGCCGGCTTTTTTACCTCCATTGGAAAAGCCAGACTTGGTGTGATCATGTCCCTTACAAGACAGGTGCTCTTCCTGCTGCCACTGATCGTCATTTTCCCGATTTGCTTCGGAATCGATGGCGTCATGTACGCAGGACCAATTGCAGATACCTCTGCATTTGTACTGGCCGTTGTTTTTGCGAGACGTGAGCTCGGAGTCATGAAAGCTGCTGAACAAAACGCCTGA
- a CDS encoding response regulator transcription factor has protein sequence MYQVMVVDDEPMAASLIVNIIKQKYNKFEIMGTAYNGEEALELIQERGEPDILITDIQMPVMNGLKLVEETKKQYPNVISVIVSGYQEFEYAKQAIAFGVCDYILKPIVPSEFSKLITRIEEKLKQKYYKERNTLIHKMVNEIPVDEKTLRRYFQSECYYGAIVRLNGLPSRYGERGKKEVFSDINEMMIAYGRDTQETLYLCPGELVSDEDYEQMIRRRIGKEQPEAAYVTSVIRRRSVPAAQIGEMMRELYRKLDSSIILGKNQTLLLEETASQVQAGRPGKDYEYLEELEYLAGKQKYDRLQKEVEALISRWVQEEHPQLWIEGRVRQIGYLLQRYDAGNRDYRESEFLMDDIFSTAENVEQLCNGISDIFFKDIKEDLTSTQKTDTEEYFESVKEYIRKHMAEQLSLHSVSKAVGVSQTYLSRLFRRYEDASFNTYLTALRMEKAKLLLQREEKMYVKDVAEKVGYKDQFYFSRIFYSYTGVRPSEYVEKENHGMI, from the coding sequence ATGTATCAGGTGATGGTTGTTGATGATGAGCCGATGGCCGCCAGTCTGATCGTCAACATTATAAAACAGAAATACAACAAGTTCGAGATTATGGGAACTGCCTATAACGGTGAAGAAGCACTGGAGCTGATACAGGAAAGAGGAGAACCGGATATTTTGATCACAGATATCCAGATGCCGGTAATGAACGGATTGAAGCTTGTGGAAGAAACAAAAAAGCAATATCCCAATGTGATCAGTGTGATCGTCAGTGGATATCAGGAATTTGAGTATGCAAAACAGGCAATTGCTTTTGGGGTGTGTGATTATATCCTGAAACCGATCGTGCCCTCGGAATTTTCCAAACTGATCACCAGGATAGAAGAAAAGCTGAAACAAAAATATTACAAAGAACGAAATACACTGATACACAAGATGGTAAATGAAATTCCTGTGGATGAAAAAACACTTCGGAGATATTTTCAGTCAGAATGTTATTATGGGGCCATTGTAAGACTGAACGGACTTCCCAGTCGTTACGGGGAACGGGGGAAAAAGGAAGTCTTTTCAGACATCAATGAGATGATGATCGCATATGGACGTGACACTCAGGAGACACTGTATCTCTGTCCGGGAGAACTGGTCAGTGATGAGGATTATGAACAGATGATCAGGAGACGTATTGGAAAAGAACAGCCGGAAGCTGCATATGTGACGTCTGTGATCCGGCGGAGATCAGTTCCGGCAGCACAGATCGGAGAAATGATGCGAGAGCTTTACCGGAAGCTGGATTCTTCTATTATCCTGGGGAAAAACCAGACATTGCTCCTGGAGGAAACCGCATCGCAGGTTCAAGCTGGAAGACCGGGAAAGGATTACGAATATCTGGAAGAGCTGGAATATCTGGCTGGCAAACAGAAGTACGACCGGCTTCAGAAGGAAGTAGAAGCACTGATCAGCAGGTGGGTGCAGGAAGAACATCCTCAGCTGTGGATCGAAGGACGTGTGCGGCAGATAGGCTATCTGCTTCAGCGTTATGATGCAGGAAACCGGGATTACCGGGAGTCAGAATTTCTTATGGATGATATTTTTTCCACTGCAGAAAATGTGGAACAGCTTTGCAACGGGATTTCCGATATCTTTTTTAAGGATATAAAGGAAGATCTGACATCCACACAGAAAACAGATACCGAAGAATATTTTGAGAGTGTGAAAGAATACATCCGAAAACACATGGCGGAACAGCTGTCTCTGCACAGTGTGAGCAAAGCAGTGGGAGTCTCCCAGACATATTTAAGCAGACTTTTCAGAAGGTATGAGGATGCATCTTTTAATACTTATCTGACAGCACTTCGCATGGAGAAGGCAAAGCTTCTTCTTCAGCGTGAAGAGAAGATGTATGTGAAAGATGTTGCGGAAAAGGTAGGATACAAAGATCAGTTTTATTTCAGTCGTATTTTTTATTCCTATACAGGAGTGAGGCCGTCAGAATATGTTGAGAAAGAAAATCATGGGATGATATAA
- a CDS encoding glycosyl hydrolase: MLYHNGEKLTKEKFQDPGSEYRAAPFWAWNCKMTEAEIDNTLDALKAMGMGGGHIHCRTGMDNPYMGEEFLDLVKYSWKKSLEKNMLTWLYDEDRWPSGAGGGLVTRDHKYRIRFLLFTPECQDGKEIENSELRSSGQAIRSNERTFLGKYQVRLEDGYLTEYEKIDEDAPLKEGFQEWFAYLEVSGDNPWFNNEAYLNTLDKEAVERFIQVTHEKYYENLGEEFGKTIPAIFTDEPQFSHKQCLDFADERMDVTIPYTDDLEETFRDAYGHSLLKHLPELFWELPGDAVSRIRYEYHDHIAERFAEAFADTVGGWCKEHGIALTGHMMEEPTLETQTAALGEAMRSYRSFEIPGIDMLCDRREFSTAKQAESAVHQFGREGMTSELYGVTNWDFDFRGHKLQGDWQAALGVTVRVPHLTWTSMAGEAKRDYPASISYQSPWYKEYPLVENYFARVNTALTRGVPHVKLAVIHPVESYWLFWGPKEQTAPIREEMDENFIHMIEWLLYGTVDFDFISESLLPDLNQGQEEEKLLKVGVMKYDTVLVPNCLTLRSSTLEILEKFKERGGRVIFAGQLPKYADARPSDRGAKLAEKCEIVSFSKYRLLEAVKEARDIEVLEDDGKPATNLIYQMREEGENRWLFLCHVNRTEKVSDACIVINELQERKKNQDLPREEKLRIRIRGSWKLTVYDAMTGEIYPVKAEYHKGDTVLERSMFDHDSLLLWLEPAGTASMVSEELLSETDNAENTENGSASEEKKCSCQLDISDQVEIVRSEPNVSILDLAEYAFDGGEWQPEEEILRIDNLFREKLGYPLRMEAFAQPWTNDREEGFEHTLSLRFHIHTEVLLEGIFLAMENDGKTRIFLDEKAVENRAEGWYTDHCIRKVPLPKMESGEHELVVEIPYNSKVNIEAMFLLGEFSVKVVGRDQVLDAVSHKAAFSDLTVQGYPFYGGNVTYKIPFISKGGEVNVRANLFRAPVMKASVDGKEAGYIAFSPYEVSLGELPSGEHLLELTVFGNRVNTFGILHNCDQKEDWYGPNAWRTTGDLWSYEYQIKPSGLLKAPVFVEKN, translated from the coding sequence ATGCTGTATCATAATGGGGAAAAGCTTACAAAAGAGAAATTTCAGGATCCGGGAAGCGAGTACAGAGCGGCTCCGTTCTGGGCATGGAACTGTAAGATGACAGAAGCGGAGATCGACAATACTCTGGATGCTCTGAAGGCGATGGGAATGGGCGGCGGACATATCCACTGCCGCACAGGAATGGATAATCCTTACATGGGCGAAGAGTTTCTGGATCTGGTAAAATATTCCTGGAAAAAAAGCCTGGAAAAAAATATGCTGACCTGGCTGTATGATGAAGACCGCTGGCCATCCGGAGCAGGCGGCGGACTGGTAACAAGAGACCACAAATACAGGATCCGTTTTCTGCTTTTCACTCCGGAGTGCCAGGATGGAAAAGAGATTGAAAACAGCGAACTTCGTTCTTCCGGACAGGCGATCCGAAGCAATGAGCGTACATTTCTTGGAAAATATCAGGTACGGCTGGAGGATGGTTACCTTACAGAGTATGAAAAGATCGATGAGGATGCACCGCTGAAGGAGGGATTTCAGGAATGGTTTGCCTATCTTGAGGTGTCCGGTGATAATCCATGGTTTAACAATGAGGCGTATCTGAACACACTGGATAAAGAGGCAGTGGAGCGTTTTATCCAGGTAACCCACGAGAAGTATTATGAAAATCTGGGAGAGGAGTTTGGGAAAACCATTCCTGCCATCTTTACAGATGAGCCGCAATTTTCCCATAAACAGTGCCTGGATTTTGCAGATGAGCGGATGGATGTGACCATTCCATATACCGATGATCTGGAAGAAACTTTCCGTGATGCATATGGACATAGCCTTCTTAAGCATCTTCCGGAACTGTTCTGGGAACTTCCGGGAGATGCAGTTTCCAGAATCCGTTATGAGTATCATGACCACATTGCGGAGCGTTTTGCAGAGGCTTTTGCGGATACTGTGGGAGGCTGGTGTAAGGAACATGGCATTGCCCTGACCGGACATATGATGGAGGAGCCGACTCTGGAAACACAGACAGCGGCCCTGGGAGAAGCCATGCGTTCCTATCGTTCCTTTGAGATCCCGGGAATTGATATGCTTTGTGACAGAAGAGAATTTTCTACTGCAAAGCAGGCAGAAAGTGCTGTGCACCAGTTTGGAAGAGAGGGAATGACAAGTGAACTTTATGGTGTTACAAACTGGGATTTTGATTTCCGGGGCCATAAGCTTCAGGGGGACTGGCAGGCAGCTCTTGGAGTAACGGTCCGTGTGCCGCATCTGACCTGGACCTCCATGGCAGGTGAGGCAAAACGTGATTATCCGGCTTCTATCAGCTACCAGTCACCGTGGTATAAAGAATATCCTCTTGTGGAGAATTATTTTGCAAGAGTCAATACAGCTCTCACAAGAGGCGTTCCGCATGTGAAGCTGGCAGTGATCCATCCGGTAGAGTCTTACTGGCTTTTCTGGGGACCGAAGGAGCAGACAGCACCAATCCGTGAGGAGATGGATGAAAACTTTATCCATATGATCGAATGGCTGCTTTATGGTACCGTTGATTTTGATTTTATTTCAGAGTCTCTGCTTCCGGATCTGAATCAGGGACAGGAAGAGGAAAAACTTCTGAAGGTGGGAGTAATGAAATATGATACAGTTCTCGTACCGAACTGCCTGACACTTCGAAGCTCTACCTTGGAGATTCTTGAGAAATTTAAGGAAAGAGGCGGCCGGGTGATCTTTGCAGGACAGCTTCCGAAATATGCAGATGCCCGTCCGTCAGACAGAGGTGCGAAGCTGGCAGAGAAGTGTGAGATTGTGTCATTCAGTAAGTACCGTCTGCTGGAAGCTGTGAAAGAGGCAAGAGATATCGAGGTACTTGAGGATGACGGTAAACCAGCTACAAACCTGATCTACCAGATGAGAGAAGAGGGAGAAAACCGCTGGCTGTTCCTGTGTCATGTAAACCGTACAGAGAAGGTCTCCGATGCCTGTATCGTGATCAATGAACTGCAGGAGCGTAAGAAAAATCAGGATCTTCCAAGAGAAGAAAAACTTCGCATCCGTATCCGTGGATCCTGGAAGTTGACGGTATATGATGCCATGACAGGTGAAATTTATCCGGTGAAAGCAGAGTACCATAAAGGGGACACTGTTCTGGAACGAAGCATGTTTGATCACGACAGTCTTCTTCTCTGGCTGGAGCCGGCTGGCACAGCATCCATGGTATCAGAAGAATTGCTTTCTGAAACAGATAATGCTGAGAATACTGAGAATGGTTCTGCAAGTGAGGAGAAGAAATGTAGCTGCCAGCTGGATATTTCCGATCAGGTGGAGATTGTTCGCAGTGAGCCGAATGTAAGTATTCTGGATCTGGCTGAATATGCGTTTGACGGTGGGGAGTGGCAGCCGGAGGAAGAGATTCTCCGCATTGACAATCTGTTCCGTGAGAAACTGGGATATCCGCTCCGCATGGAGGCTTTTGCACAGCCGTGGACCAATGACAGAGAGGAAGGCTTTGAACATACTTTGTCCCTGCGATTCCATATTCATACAGAGGTTCTGTTGGAAGGGATTTTCCTTGCCATGGAAAATGACGGGAAAACCAGAATATTCCTGGATGAGAAAGCAGTGGAAAACCGTGCAGAGGGATGGTATACAGATCACTGTATCCGCAAAGTGCCGCTTCCGAAGATGGAATCCGGAGAGCATGAACTGGTTGTGGAGATCCCTTACAATTCCAAAGTGAATATCGAAGCAATGTTCCTGCTGGGAGAGTTTTCCGTGAAAGTTGTGGGAAGAGATCAGGTGCTGGATGCGGTGAGCCACAAGGCAGCCTTCAGTGATCTTACCGTTCAGGGTTATCCGTTCTATGGTGGAAATGTGACATATAAAATTCCATTTATCAGCAAAGGCGGAGAAGTAAATGTACGGGCAAATCTGTTCCGCGCACCGGTTATGAAGGCTTCTGTGGATGGAAAAGAAGCGGGGTATATTGCATTTTCTCCTTATGAGGTATCTCTTGGTGAACTGCCGTCAGGAGAGCATCTCCTGGAGTTGACTGTATTTGGAAACAGGGTGAATACATTTGGAATCTTACACAACTGTGACCAGAAAGAAGACTGGTATGGACCAAATGCATGGAGGACAACCGGTGACCTCTGGTCCTATGAGTATCAGATAAAACCGTCAGGTCTTCTGAAAGCGCCGGTTTTTGTAGAGAAAAATTAA
- a CDS encoding ECF transporter S component, producing MSEQILQRGNAVERSRTRTIAQVAMLGAVAGVLMNLEFPIPFLAPSFYQLDFSEVPVMVGTFAMGPVAGILIELVKILVHLVTKGTMTAGVGDVANFLFGCAYVVPAGLIYRFHHKKSRVHAVAGMAVGTVLTAILACFINAFVLLPAYGKAFGMPIETFIQMGSAVHSSVNGLLTFALLIIVPFNIFKYALTSLIVFVIYKKIRVVLKGD from the coding sequence ATGAGTGAACAGATATTACAGAGAGGAAATGCCGTGGAAAGAAGCAGAACAAGAACCATCGCGCAGGTAGCCATGCTTGGTGCTGTGGCAGGAGTATTGATGAATCTTGAGTTTCCGATTCCTTTTCTTGCACCGTCTTTTTATCAGCTTGATTTTTCCGAGGTACCGGTTATGGTAGGAACCTTCGCTATGGGACCTGTGGCAGGTATTCTGATCGAGCTTGTGAAGATCCTTGTACATCTTGTGACCAAGGGAACTATGACAGCCGGTGTTGGTGATGTTGCCAACTTCCTGTTTGGATGTGCCTATGTGGTACCGGCCGGCCTGATCTATCGTTTCCATCACAAAAAAAGCAGAGTACATGCAGTTGCAGGTATGGCAGTGGGAACTGTTCTGACAGCAATCCTTGCATGTTTCATCAATGCTTTTGTACTGCTTCCGGCTTACGGTAAGGCTTTTGGAATGCCGATCGAGACCTTTATCCAGATGGGAAGCGCAGTACACAGTTCCGTAAACGGACTGCTTACCTTTGCACTGCTGATCATTGTACCGTTTAATATCTTTAAATATGCACTGACATCTCTGATCGTGTTTGTGATTTATAAGAAGATCCGTGTTGTACTGAAGGGTGACTGA